TTATTTACTTTTCGAGTACGTATTCAACCACCAAGTTCACGAGGACACGAAGAATTTGGAATTTGACGAATTATCAAATAGAGTCATAGGCTGTGCAATGGAGGTTCATCGGAATTTAGGGCCTGGCCGATTAGAATCCGCTTATGAGCAATGTCTCGCAAGAGAATTCTCATTGGCCGATGTTAATTTTGA
The nucleotide sequence above comes from bacterium. Encoded proteins:
- a CDS encoding GxxExxY protein produces the protein MEFDELSNRVIGCAMEVHRNLGPGRLESAYEQCLAREFSLADVNF